The following proteins are encoded in a genomic region of Pseudorca crassidens isolate mPseCra1 chromosome 5, mPseCra1.hap1, whole genome shotgun sequence:
- the CLDND1 gene encoding claudin domain-containing protein 1 isoform X1, producing MGGDRLENKTSVSVASWSSLNARMDNRFATAFVIACVLSLISTIYMAASIGTDFWYEYRSPVQENSSDLNKSIWTDFASDEADEKTYNDALFRNNGTVGLWRRCITIPQNTYWYSPPERTESFDMVTKCISFTLNEQFEEKFVDPGNHNSGIDLLRTYLWRCQFLLPFVSLGLMCFGALIGLCACICRSLYPTIATGILHLLAGLCTLGSVSCYVAGIELLHQKLELPENVSGEFGWSFCLACVSAPLQFMASALFIWAAHTNRKEYTLMKAYRVA from the exons ATGGGCG GTGATAGACTAGAGAACAAGACCTCTGTCTCCGTAGCATCCTGG AGCAGTCTGAATGCCAGAATGGATAACCGTTTTGCTACAGCATTTGTAATTGCTTGTGTGCTTAGCCTCATTTCTACCATCTACATGGCGGCCTCAATTGGCACAGACTTCTGGTATGAGTATCGAAGTCCAGTTCAAGAAAATTCCAGCGATTTGAACAAAAGTATCTGGACTGACTTTGCTAGCGATGAGGCAGATGAAAAGACTTATAATGATGCACTTTTCCGAAATAACGGCACAGTGGGATTGTGGAGACGGTGTATCACTATACCCCAAAACACATACTGGTATAGTCCACCAGAAAGGACAg AGTCATTTGATATGGTCACAAAATGTATCAGTTTCACGCTAAATGAGCAGTTCGAGGAGAAATTTGTTGATCCTGGAAACCACAATAGTGGGATCGATCTGCTTCGGACCT atcttTGGCGTTGCCAGTTCCTTTTACCTTTTGTTAGTCTAGGTTTGATGTGCTTTGGGGCTTTGATTGGACTTTGTGCTTGTATCTGCCGAAGCTTGTACCCCACCATTGCCACAGGCATTCTCCATCTCCTTGCAG GTCTGTGTACACTGGGCTCAGTGAGCTGTTACGTTGCTGGAATTGAACTACTCCACCAGAAACTAGAGCTGCCTGAGAATGTGTCTGGCGAATTTGGATGGTCCTTCTGCCTGGCTTGCGTCTCAGCTCCCTTACAGTTCATGGCTTCTGCTCTCTTCATCTGGGCCGCTCATACCAACCGGAAAGAGTACACCTTAATGAAGGCATATCGTGTGGCATGA
- the CLDND1 gene encoding claudin domain-containing protein 1 isoform X2 — MDNRFATAFVIACVLSLISTIYMAASIGTDFWYEYRSPVQENSSDLNKSIWTDFASDEADEKTYNDALFRNNGTVGLWRRCITIPQNTYWYSPPERTESFDMVTKCISFTLNEQFEEKFVDPGNHNSGIDLLRTYLWRCQFLLPFVSLGLMCFGALIGLCACICRSLYPTIATGILHLLAGLCTLGSVSCYVAGIELLHQKLELPENVSGEFGWSFCLACVSAPLQFMASALFIWAAHTNRKEYTLMKAYRVA, encoded by the exons ATGGATAACCGTTTTGCTACAGCATTTGTAATTGCTTGTGTGCTTAGCCTCATTTCTACCATCTACATGGCGGCCTCAATTGGCACAGACTTCTGGTATGAGTATCGAAGTCCAGTTCAAGAAAATTCCAGCGATTTGAACAAAAGTATCTGGACTGACTTTGCTAGCGATGAGGCAGATGAAAAGACTTATAATGATGCACTTTTCCGAAATAACGGCACAGTGGGATTGTGGAGACGGTGTATCACTATACCCCAAAACACATACTGGTATAGTCCACCAGAAAGGACAg AGTCATTTGATATGGTCACAAAATGTATCAGTTTCACGCTAAATGAGCAGTTCGAGGAGAAATTTGTTGATCCTGGAAACCACAATAGTGGGATCGATCTGCTTCGGACCT atcttTGGCGTTGCCAGTTCCTTTTACCTTTTGTTAGTCTAGGTTTGATGTGCTTTGGGGCTTTGATTGGACTTTGTGCTTGTATCTGCCGAAGCTTGTACCCCACCATTGCCACAGGCATTCTCCATCTCCTTGCAG GTCTGTGTACACTGGGCTCAGTGAGCTGTTACGTTGCTGGAATTGAACTACTCCACCAGAAACTAGAGCTGCCTGAGAATGTGTCTGGCGAATTTGGATGGTCCTTCTGCCTGGCTTGCGTCTCAGCTCCCTTACAGTTCATGGCTTCTGCTCTCTTCATCTGGGCCGCTCATACCAACCGGAAAGAGTACACCTTAATGAAGGCATATCGTGTGGCATGA